The Silene latifolia isolate original U9 population chromosome Y, ASM4854445v1, whole genome shotgun sequence sequence cagtggaaggcgttataagaaatcttggtatgacacctctcttgctttcaaatatttcaaagaaGCTATGTATGCACAGGGTTGGGTGAATCTGTTGGACAAGTATAGTCCCATGTACTTGTCAGAAATCATCcaattctatgcaacagtcaaggtAGATTTTGCATCTGGAACTCTCTCTGCCTACATAAATCAGAAACCCTTTGTCCTTACAATCGCCCAACTTGCTGCCCATCTGGAAATTTGTGATGTCGGGCTTACCTCCTTCCCCAAACGTGATTGGGGTGAAGTTGACGAGGTCACCTCTACCCAAgtcatgaaggttcttcgacctcatgatgACAATGGTCCTACCAACATCTATGCCCTCGAACTTACCGCACCCATTAGGTTCATCTTTAACCTTGTTTTTCGCAACCTTGTCCCTAGCAACAATAGCCGTGGGAGATGCTCTCTCCTTGATATGCTCCTTATTCATCACATTGTCAAACACAAACCCATAAACCTTCCTCGCCTTATATTTCACCGAATTCTTGAGATGTCCACTGAGTTTCAAAGTggcaactttgacaaaaatgCCGTAGTCCCATATGGTATGTGGCTCTCTATTATCTTTATGAAGGAAGGGTTAGTGTTTAAGGGAACCCCGCAATTGAAAAATCGAGTGATGAAATGACACCGGGTCTTCTTTCTCGGATGAACTTGGAGATTAAGGATGGGAAATCTGAAAGGAAAAATCAGTCGGGTTCTACAGCGGGTTCTACTGGTGAATTGGGTGTGGTGCTAGCAAAGTTGGATGAACTTCTTGGAATTGTCAATCAGTTGGTCAAAGAACAGGGCAAGTTACGGGATGAGGTGGGTGATCTTCGCACTATGAATGAAGATCTACTTGAACGTCTTCAAGCTAACAAGCCAAATGCCTCCTATGCTCATGCCTTTCTAACCCGTTTATCTCTTATTGAACCTCGGCTCTttattgttcttaaacacttgtGCACTTTCggatgtttgtttttcttatcttGCTTGAACTATTTGCGTGTGTTTTGAACTATTTTCGCTATCCTTGAACGTGTTTTATCCTCCTTtgacgatgtcaagagggggaagtagtttaattatgctatgtgtgatcttctaactcttaggctaacgtccaccttaattatgtcttagctaccatgattagatgttttactttggccaagcatgttgcacctttcgactaccttgatcatgtttataaatcatgtttatgttaaaatgaccaaagaccgactaaccatgggctacgggggaatatcacacatgtttggacttgtcatcatcaaagggggaatttgttagaacacattgggtTGATGATGTTaggtccctttgttatttgattgtttgctcttagttgaaatgattagtgatttaagcaatcaaatggactttcaacaatgattcaagatgatcaagctaatcaaggaagtcaagacaatgatactttccaagccttagtcgaaaaatgtaagagtaagtgtaacattctcatttaagtcaagtaatggcaaaaccatacAACAAGAGATTGATCTTGTGGTTTTcagtactatcatacggaggaggaatttcgaccaaatgtttttaagtgtcaaaactttgcaaactttaaaccttaaacatttgaattttcaaaagtttgaaaataatctgaaattttggagtcgcAAACCCACTTGACTAAACCTCTATaattgtgcaaacaccttttactaaaatggcaaagaagacttgtcaaatttctaaagtaagaaaagctttttgccatttttgtaaattgtcacatgttgagtgttgtagcttaagttttctgatttcttaagccccaagcctatagtctaacacttagCATCACTCAAaactatcattttaatattggatttaatctttctaagttgtacttacctaagactaaatccactataaatagagtgtcttagtcacatttatttcttaagacttccaaagcatttattgtaaaaaaccttgcaaatcatttgtgcatttaaagttttgttcttcaagtgtttgcaaaacgtttttctgattttaagtcttcaaaattggtTTTCGAAAAAGCTGCAAAACCTCCAAatatcagttcgctgtactgtgacataatgagtttgttccatgattctcgtgttagatcttcattgtgatctccatgttcatttagtgaactcttgagattcaagattctgtaacaccttaagatagaacccataaactcttgaagcggagtagctttaagtttgagtgcaaccggagtaggttggcgagttattttcattgtaagggatttagtaagtttgagtaaatttctaaacaagcaataaaataacggttggacgtaggcctcggagtagaggctgaaccaatttttaaaatgtcgtttgtttgttcatttacttttacgttcttccactttgctatttctcgcatgtacttAATCAAGTTCGTGTCACGATCACCTATCTTGTGACATAGAACtgttgtaccttcttgtgaacttacattcaattaagtttctcaagtcttgtacttcaatattcttagcttaaagtaattaatttactaagttaaggataaaaattttaaaaggtacacctaattcaccccctccccctcttaggtgttaatcgttcttaactcttcacaaTTCCCAGGAGGAGTCTGGTTTGGATGTACACCTATCGGCTCTTGTTCGCCTGCCTCTAAACCTCTTGCAGAAACAGGTAGCTTGCTATAGCAGCAGTACCAGGAGTTGAGGGACCTTATGTACAGGATTCCAGGCGTAGCACCACCCCTGGAGAAGGCAGCACGCGATAGCTACGCGGACTCCCCTTTTGTTGACGACATAGCCCTCGTCGGAGTCCCCAAATGATGTGTGCCGCCAGCCATGACGCTTTATGACGGAACCACGGATCCTCTTGATCATgtcaaccactacaagcagaagatgatggtgATAACTGCAACAGGATCCTTGAAAGAAGCCTGTATGTGCAAGGGGTTCGGATCCACATTGTCCGGAGCAGTCTTGCAATGGTTCGTCAGCCTGCCCAATAAGAGAATAACCTGCTGCACTGACTTAGTCAACGCCTTCCACCAGCAGTTCGCTAGTAGCCGCAGACCAGAAAAATAAACCAGCGACCTGTACCGGATAGTACTAGGACCTGAGGAGACTACCAGAGATTTTCTGAACAGGTTCAACAGGGAGAAGGTGGCAATTCCCCGGTGTGACATAGCCATGGCTATTGAGGCCTTCCGCCAAGGGCTCCGCCAGGACTCAGACTTATATAAGACCTGACCAAGTATCCATGCACTACCTTCGAGGAAGTACAAACGAAAGCAATCGCTGTCATGCGGCTGGAGGAGGACTCAGGCCCAAAAGAGCTACCTATGGCAGAGATCATACAACAGAAAGGCACTTGTAGAGAAGTAGAGCGAAAGAGCCAAACCTTACAGCAAACCTGTGAACAAAGTCTCCGAGGGCTCAGGAGGAAAGAATAACTCTGAGCCACCTCCGAAAGTAAGTGAATATAAATTCTCAACTAACCTTGCAGGAGTGCTCAAGGCCCTAAAGGAGATACGGGgagtcagatggcccaggaagcgGACCGACGAGCGCCCTAACGATAAAAGGGATCCCAACAAGAAGTGCGAATATCACGATGACATAGGCCATGACACCGATGAATGCTAGACCTTGAGGAGAGAAGTCAAATTCTAGTACGACTGAGGAAATCTAGACCACCACCTTCCAGGAGGCTCCACCAAAGTTAATTACGCTAACCAGGTTCTGCCCTCTCCTCCACCTGTGTGCACTAGAATTGTGAATGTTATTACAGGAGGCTCGGAATTGTGCGGCCAACCTATGCCAAAGGAGTCAACAAACAGGTAAGATACTTGGTTATCGATGGGCCCTCCACTTAAAATGTAATtcttggcaggccctggatccacgaaATTAAGGCAATACCTTCAACCTACCACCAGTGTCTGAAATTCTCAACACCCTGGGGAGTACAAGAGATACGTGGGGATCAGGAGGATGCTAAGAATTGCTACAAGATAGCCCtgaaaccaacaacccaaccgcCGGCATAGTAATTACAGAGCCAGCGCATCCAAGAGGAATATGTCGAGCCACCTTAGTTAGAGTAGACGAAGTCAGCCTAGACACGCTGCAACCAGAACGGACCGTACTTATTGGATCAGAATGCACAGGTAATATCCGTCAGGAACTTGTTCAATTATTGAAAACTAATATGGATTGCTTTGCTTGGTCCCACAATGATATGATAGGGATAGATCCTAGCGTAATAACACACAAGCTAAGTGTGGATCTAAGTTATAAACCTGTCCAGCAGAAGAGGAGGAAGTTTGCCCCAGAGAGGCACCAGGTCATAAACCAGGAGGTAGACAACTTGCTCGCTGCTAGAAAAATTAGGGAAGTCAAGTACCCGGAGTGGTTATCTAATGTGGTGGTTGTTCAAAAAAAGAACTGCAAGTGGAGGGTTTGTGTTGGTTTTACAGACCTAAATAAAgcttgcccaaaagatccattccctctaccacacatagaCGCCATGGTGGATGCCACAACAGTCCATGAAATGCTCATATTCCTGGATGCTTGGACTGGctacaaccagatcaagatgcacccTGATGATCAGGAAAAAACAGCATTCAGGTCAGAACGAGGTATCTATTGTTACAATGTAATGCCTTTTGGTCTAAAGAATGCAGGTTCCACTTACCAACGGCTGGTAAACACGATGTCCAAAGAGCAAATAGGCCACACCATGGAGGTATACATCGATGATATGGTGGTAAAATCGAAGCAATCTGCGCAGCACGTTGAACATTTGGCTGACACCTTTAGCACCCTGAGAAAGTATAAAATGAAGCTGAATCCGTCGAAGTGTACCTTTGGAGTCTCCAGCGGGAAGTTCCTAGGATACAAGGTTACCCAGAGGGGGATATAAGCCAGCACTGATCAAATCAAGGCCATACTCCAGCTAGAGTCACCTCAAAAGCCGAAGGATGTACAGCGTCTAACAGGACGAGTAGCTGCTCTAAACAGATTCATAGCGAGATCCTCAGACAGATGCCGACTGTTCTACGACATCTTGAGGAAGAGTCAGAGATTAGAATGGACGGAGGAGCATGAGAAAGCACTCAGCGAGCTGAAACGGTATCTGAGCACTCCACCACTCCTATCGAAGCCAGAACCCGGAGAGCCCTTGTCCTTGTATCTCTCAGTAACTGAGGTGGCTGTCAGCGTAGTGCTAGTTCGAGAACAAGAAGGAGCACATCATCTAGTGTACTATGTTAGTAAGTCTCTGctacctgcagagaccaggtacacctcACTTGAAAAACTCGTACTCGCACTCGTCACAGCTTCCTATAAGTTACGCCCTTATTTTGAGTCATATACCATCTCTGTGGTAACTAACTATCCTCTTAAGGCTATAATGAGAAAACCAGAGTTATCAGGTAGATTGGCCAAATGGTCCGTGCACCTGAGTGACTACGACCTGAAATTCGAACCACGAGCAGCAATCAAGTCCCAGGCTCTCGCAGACTTTGTCTCCGACTTCTGCCCCTCCCTCCAGACGCAGGCCGAGAAAGACATTCTTACCCTGGAGGAAAACAAAGGGGAGTAGATGTGGGAGCTGAATGTGGATGGAGCCTCTAACGTGAAGGGAGTAGGAGTTGGTTTGGTCCTTAAATCACCTCAAGGGGACCTCCTGGTCCAGGCAGTTCGGTGCGAATTCAAGGCTACCAACAACGAGGCAGAATACAAAGCCTTGATCTTGGGTCTGCAGCTAGCTCTAGACTTAAAAATCAGGCACCTCCAGGTATACAGCGACTCCCAACTTATTATAAACCACGTAAATAACTCTTATGCAGCTAGGGACCCCACAATGATGGCCTATCTAGAAATAGCGCAAGAGTTGAAACTCAGGTTCGCGACCTTCAACATCAAGCAAATTCCCAGGGACCAGAATGTGGAGGCAGATGCCTTAGCTGCTCTGGGGGCAGCATTCAAACCAAGTACAATCTCTACCATACCTATCGTCCACGTACTAGAACCCGCGATATCAAAAGCAGGACATGACGAAGGAAACGACACTAGCTCGCAGCAACCGCAGAAAGGAGGGGTGTTAACCAAAACCACCGGTCAGGAGGAAGCTGCTAGCTGGAGGAAACCATACCAAGACTGGTTACAGAACGACATATTACCGGCAGACAAAAAAGAGGTGAGAAGCTTTAAAATGAAAGCTTTCAGATTTGTGCTAATCGATGGTATTTTGTTCAGGAAATCCCTCGCAGGTACCTACCTGAGATGCCTGGATAAGGAGGAGTCCcaggctgttttgcatgctctccacaatggtgaatgtggaaaccatgcagggggtagGAGCATGTCCAATAAGGCCCTCGGGCAGGGGTACTTCTGGCCCACGAGGCGCAAGGATGCTATGGAATACGCAAAAAAGTGTGATGCCTGTCAAAGACATGCACCGGTCAGCCACCAACCTGCAGAACATTTGCACCCAGTTATTTCACCATGGCCCTTTATGAAATGGAGAATGGACGTAGTGGGACCA is a genomic window containing:
- the LOC141630541 gene encoding uncharacterized protein LOC141630541; this encodes MWELNVDGASNVKGVGVGLVLKSPQGDLLVQAVRCEFKATNNEAEYKALILGLQLALDLKIRHLQVYSDSQLIINHVNNSYAARDPTMMAYLEIAQELKLRFATFNIKQIPRDQNVEADALAALGAAFKPSTISTIPIVHVLEPAISKAGHDEGNDTSSQQPQKGGVLTKTTGQEEAASWRKPYQDWLQNDILPADKKEVRSFKMKAFRFVLIDGILFRKSLAGGRSMSNKALGQGYFWPTRRKDAMEYAKKCDACQRHAPVSHQPAEHLHPVISPWPFMKWRMDVVGPLPKAPGNKVYMLAMTDYFSKWIEAELSSQVTETQEPQSNGQAESSNKIIVENLRKKLVEIGGKWAEELPLVMWADRTTPKIATGQTPFSLLFGAEAVIPFEVRVPTHRYECLTEERNQVEMASKLDTVDELRTSAHIRMASYRQIVAKSYKKKRKDQDPASKKPGPKESLPEHQKPTGRQIRL